The Streptomyces sp. RKAG293 genome includes a region encoding these proteins:
- a CDS encoding FAD/NAD(P)-binding domain-containing protein: MSAHRFTVCVVGAGPRGLSVLERLCANERASAAKTALSVHVVDPARPGAGQVWRTDQPRDLLMNTVASQVTLYTDDSVEMAGPVTTGPSLLDWARRLAALDRLQEIQGGYDDRTLAEARALGADSYPTRALYGCYLEDAFRRVVAAAPAHLSVTVHRSRAVALDDVGGEHGGLQQLTLADGTRLPHCDAVVLTLGHLRSTRTEAIARQAEQLRLTHLAPANPADVDLSVLAPGQPVLLRGLGLNFFDYMALLTTGRGGVFEDHRTHLRYRPSGREPHLIAGSRRGVPYHARGQNQKGVTGRHTPRLLTPHRIGELTWRHQHEDRLEFLASLWPLIAQEVESVYYETLLRAQGRTAHAAGLVTAYLRAADGPERCAVLDRFAVAPRDRWSWESIAHPFGTDTFSGPAAFRERLLAHLADDIRRARAGNVRDPHKAALDVLRDLRNEIRLVVDHAGLDGDSHRDELDGWYTGLNAFVSIGPPVSRIEEMTALIDAGVLDIVGSNIRVTLDPTGPAFLAHSPAVPGAVHRATALIEARLPEPDLRHTADPLLRHLLATGQCRPFRIPAACGRLYETGGLDVTRRPYRLVDAQGRPHPRRFAFGVPTEAVHWATAAGVRPGVNSVTLGDSDAVARAVLALSPARPHTHDHDPLPDHAPANGRRTNHAPADGQLTEHAPAEGRRTDHAPANGRLSDGAPAEGRLSDHASANGRRTDHAPAEGQLTESTPADGRLTEVTT, translated from the coding sequence ATGAGCGCGCACCGGTTCACCGTCTGCGTGGTCGGCGCCGGACCACGCGGCCTGTCCGTACTGGAACGGCTGTGCGCCAACGAGCGGGCATCGGCCGCGAAGACGGCGCTGAGCGTGCACGTCGTCGACCCGGCCCGGCCCGGCGCCGGCCAGGTCTGGCGCACCGACCAGCCCCGTGACCTGCTGATGAACACCGTCGCCTCGCAGGTCACCCTCTACACCGACGACTCCGTGGAGATGGCCGGGCCGGTCACCACCGGCCCCAGCCTCCTGGACTGGGCCCGCCGCCTGGCCGCCCTGGACCGCCTGCAGGAGATCCAGGGCGGGTACGACGACCGCACGCTGGCCGAGGCCCGCGCCCTGGGCGCCGACTCCTACCCCACCCGCGCCCTGTACGGGTGCTACCTCGAGGACGCGTTCCGCCGGGTGGTGGCCGCCGCGCCCGCGCACCTGAGCGTGACCGTGCACCGCTCGCGCGCGGTGGCCCTGGACGACGTCGGCGGCGAGCACGGCGGTCTGCAGCAGCTGACGCTGGCCGACGGCACCCGCCTGCCGCACTGCGACGCGGTCGTGCTGACCCTCGGCCATCTGCGCTCCACGCGAACCGAGGCCATCGCCCGGCAGGCGGAGCAGCTGCGGCTGACGCACCTGGCGCCGGCCAACCCCGCCGACGTCGACCTGTCCGTGCTGGCCCCCGGTCAGCCGGTGCTGCTGCGCGGTCTGGGGCTGAACTTCTTCGATTACATGGCGCTGCTGACCACCGGCCGCGGCGGGGTCTTCGAAGACCACCGCACCCACCTGCGCTACCGGCCCTCCGGCCGCGAACCGCACCTGATCGCGGGCTCGCGCCGCGGCGTGCCCTACCACGCGCGCGGCCAGAACCAGAAAGGTGTCACCGGCCGCCACACCCCCCGGCTGCTGACCCCGCACAGGATCGGGGAGCTGACGTGGCGTCACCAGCACGAGGACCGGCTGGAGTTCCTCGCGAGCCTGTGGCCGCTGATCGCCCAGGAGGTGGAGAGCGTCTACTACGAGACGCTCCTTCGCGCCCAGGGCCGCACCGCGCACGCCGCCGGCCTGGTCACCGCCTACCTGCGGGCCGCCGACGGACCCGAGCGCTGCGCGGTCCTGGACCGGTTCGCCGTCGCACCCCGCGACCGCTGGAGCTGGGAGAGCATCGCCCACCCCTTCGGCACCGACACCTTCAGCGGCCCCGCCGCGTTCCGCGAGCGCCTGTTGGCCCACCTGGCCGACGACATCCGCCGGGCGCGGGCCGGCAACGTGCGCGACCCGCACAAGGCGGCGCTGGACGTGCTGCGTGACCTGCGCAACGAGATCCGGCTCGTGGTGGACCACGCCGGCCTGGACGGCGACTCCCACCGCGACGAACTCGACGGCTGGTACACCGGCCTCAACGCGTTTGTGTCGATCGGGCCGCCCGTCTCCCGCATCGAGGAGATGACCGCCCTGATCGACGCCGGCGTCCTCGACATCGTCGGCAGCAACATCCGCGTCACCCTCGACCCCACCGGGCCCGCGTTCCTCGCCCACTCCCCCGCCGTGCCCGGCGCCGTCCACCGGGCCACCGCCCTGATCGAGGCCCGCCTCCCGGAACCCGACCTGCGCCACACCGCCGACCCGTTGCTGCGGCACCTGCTGGCCACCGGACAGTGCCGGCCCTTCCGCATCCCCGCCGCCTGCGGGCGCCTCTACGAAACCGGCGGCCTGGACGTCACCCGCCGCCCCTACCGGCTCGTCGACGCCCAAGGCCGCCCGCATCCGCGGCGCTTCGCGTTCGGCGTGCCCACCGAAGCCGTCCACTGGGCCACCGCCGCGGGCGTGCGCCCCGGCGTCAACTCCGTCACCCTCGGCGACTCCGACGCCGTCGCCCGCGCCGTGCTGGCCCTGTCCCCGGCCCGCCCCCACACCCACGACCACGACCCGCTGCCCGACCACGCTCCCGCGAACGGACGGCGCACCAACCACGCTCCTGCGGACGGCCAACTCACCGAACACGCTCCCGCGGAGGGACGGCGCACCGACCACGCTCCCGCGAACGGCCGGCTCAGCGACGGCGCTCCCGCGGAGGGACGGCTCAGCGACCACGCCTCCGCGAACGGACGGCGCACCGACCATGCTCCTGCGGAGGGACAGCTCACCGAGAGCACTCCCGCGGACGGACGGCTCACCGAGGTGACGACATGA